One segment of Primulina tabacum isolate GXHZ01 chromosome 6, ASM2559414v2, whole genome shotgun sequence DNA contains the following:
- the LOC142549580 gene encoding uncharacterized protein LOC142549580 isoform X2: MERGENSGAASSGEDIWAKLVPLDSRYPDVELRSNNVTVLSEIKSSSSEKQEWCRIERNKDQVSALMKNMCSHSIFVDDTAIQDDDTTTISCGSEIILGPEAQGFMRYRFKVMPAEKICQKQLQIVLDSEHTKCSICLSVWHDVVTVAPCLHNFCNGCFSEWLKRCQEKHSSILCPQCRAVVQFVGRNHFLHNIEEDILRADSTLRRSSEDIALLDSYTSIKSPLVISSGRKFSRKRARASPDEENAPCPQCGNEYAGFQCNQNTIHLQCQTCGGMMPSRSDASVPQHCLGCDRAFCGAYWHSLGVTGSDIHPVCSLEILKPIAERSVSRIPFLVHEKNRHEQDITEKCISQMGRSLHDVISEWVMKMNNREIGKTRLPLNHSEMINPETYICNECYDKLVSFLLYWFRVTLPKHYLPPEAQQREDCWYGSACRTQHHNEEHARKRNHVCRPTRGTHMS, from the exons ATGGAAAGGGGAGAAAACTCTGGGGCCGCTTCTTCCGGTGAAGATATTTGGGCTAAACTGG TGCCATTGGACTCACGATATCCAGATGTAGAGTTGAGATCAAATAATGTCACTGTCTTATCGGAGATCAAGAGTTCTTCAAGTGAAAAGCAAGAGTGGTGCAGGATAGAGAGGAACAAGGATCAAGTTTCTGCCTTGATGAAGAATATGTG TTCTCATTCGATATTTGTTGATGACACGGCTATTCAAGATGATGATACAACTACCATCAGTTGTGGCAGCGAAATAATCCTGGGTCCTGAGGCTCAAG GGTTTATGAGGTACAGATTCAAAGTAATGCCTGCTGAGAAAATTTGCCAGAAACAGCTGCAG ATAGTTCTTGATAGTGAACACACAAAATGTTCTATTTGTTTAAGTGTTTGGCATGACGTAGTAACTGTAGCTCCTTGCCTTCACAATTTCTG CAATGGGTGCTTCTCGGAGTGGTTGAAAAGGTGTCAAGAGAAACATTCTAGTATTTTATGTCCACAGTGTAGAGCAGTTGTGCAATTTGTTGGAAGGAACCATTTTTTGCATAATATTGAAGAG GATATATTGCGAGCTGATTCGACTCTAAGGCGTTCAAGTGAAGACATTGCACTTTTAGATTCATATACATCAATTAAATCACCCCTT GTAATCAGCAGCGGAAGGAAATTTAGCAGGAAGAGAGCACGTGCTTCACCAGATGAGGAGAATGCACCATGCCCTCAATGTg GCAATGAGTATGCTGGTTTCCAATGCAACCAAAACACAATTCATCTTCAATGTCAAACATGTGGTGGGATGATGCCTTCCAGATCAGATGCCAGTGTACCACAACACT GTTTAGGATGTGATCGTGCATTTTGTGGTGCCTATTGGCATTCCCTTGGGGTTACAGGAAGTGATATCCATCCTGTCTGCAGTCTTGAAATTTTGAAACCC ATTGCAGAGCGCTCTGTCTCTAGGATACCCTTTTTGGTGCACGAAAAGAATAGACATGAACAAGAC ATAACTGAAAAATGCATAAGCCAGATGGGAAGATCATTGCACGATGTCATCTCAGAATGGGTCATGAAAATGAATAACCGAGAAATAGGCAA GACAAGGCTACCGTTGAATCATTCTGAGATGATCAATCCAGAGACATACATCTGCAA CGAGTGCTACGACAAATTAGTCTCGTTTCTCTTATACTGGTTCCGAGTCACATTACCAAAACAT TATCTACCTCCAGAGGCACAACAGAGGGAAGACTGTTGGTACGGATCAGCATGTCGAACACAGCACCACAACGAAGAACATGCTCGCAAGAGGAACCATGTCTGTCGTCCGACAAGGGGTACCCATATGTCGtaa
- the LOC142549580 gene encoding uncharacterized protein LOC142549580 isoform X3 encodes MERGENSGAASSGEDIWAKLVPLDSRYPDVELRSNNVTVLSEIKSSSSEKQEWCRIERNKDQVSALMKNMCSHSIFVDDTAIQDDDTTTISCGSEIILGPEAQGFMRYRFKVMPAEKICQKQLQIVLDSEHTKCSICLSVWHDVVTVAPCLHNFCNGCFSEWLKRCQEKHSSILCPQCRAVVQFVGRNHFLHNIEEDILRADSTLRRSSEDIALLDSYTSIKSPLVISSGRKFSRKRARASPDEENAPCPQCNEYAGFQCNQNTIHLQCQTCGGMMPSRSDASVPQHCLGCDRAFCGAYWHSLGVTGSDIHPVCSLEILKPIAERSVSRIPFLVHEKNRHEQDITEKCISQMGRSLHDVISEWVMKMNNREIDRTRLPLNHSEMINPETYICNECYDKLVSFLLYWFRVTLPKHYLPPEAQQREDCWYGSACRTQHHNEEHARKRNHVCRPTRGTHMS; translated from the exons ATGGAAAGGGGAGAAAACTCTGGGGCCGCTTCTTCCGGTGAAGATATTTGGGCTAAACTGG TGCCATTGGACTCACGATATCCAGATGTAGAGTTGAGATCAAATAATGTCACTGTCTTATCGGAGATCAAGAGTTCTTCAAGTGAAAAGCAAGAGTGGTGCAGGATAGAGAGGAACAAGGATCAAGTTTCTGCCTTGATGAAGAATATGTG TTCTCATTCGATATTTGTTGATGACACGGCTATTCAAGATGATGATACAACTACCATCAGTTGTGGCAGCGAAATAATCCTGGGTCCTGAGGCTCAAG GGTTTATGAGGTACAGATTCAAAGTAATGCCTGCTGAGAAAATTTGCCAGAAACAGCTGCAG ATAGTTCTTGATAGTGAACACACAAAATGTTCTATTTGTTTAAGTGTTTGGCATGACGTAGTAACTGTAGCTCCTTGCCTTCACAATTTCTG CAATGGGTGCTTCTCGGAGTGGTTGAAAAGGTGTCAAGAGAAACATTCTAGTATTTTATGTCCACAGTGTAGAGCAGTTGTGCAATTTGTTGGAAGGAACCATTTTTTGCATAATATTGAAGAG GATATATTGCGAGCTGATTCGACTCTAAGGCGTTCAAGTGAAGACATTGCACTTTTAGATTCATATACATCAATTAAATCACCCCTT GTAATCAGCAGCGGAAGGAAATTTAGCAGGAAGAGAGCACGTGCTTCACCAGATGAGGAGAATGCACCATGCCCTCAAT GCAATGAGTATGCTGGTTTCCAATGCAACCAAAACACAATTCATCTTCAATGTCAAACATGTGGTGGGATGATGCCTTCCAGATCAGATGCCAGTGTACCACAACACT GTTTAGGATGTGATCGTGCATTTTGTGGTGCCTATTGGCATTCCCTTGGGGTTACAGGAAGTGATATCCATCCTGTCTGCAGTCTTGAAATTTTGAAACCC ATTGCAGAGCGCTCTGTCTCTAGGATACCCTTTTTGGTGCACGAAAAGAATAGACATGAACAAGAC ATAACTGAAAAATGCATAAGCCAGATGGGAAGATCATTGCACGATGTCATCTCAGAATGGGTCATGAAAATGAATAACCGAGAAATAG ATAGGACAAGGCTACCGTTGAATCATTCTGAGATGATCAATCCAGAGACATACATCTGCAA CGAGTGCTACGACAAATTAGTCTCGTTTCTCTTATACTGGTTCCGAGTCACATTACCAAAACAT TATCTACCTCCAGAGGCACAACAGAGGGAAGACTGTTGGTACGGATCAGCATGTCGAACACAGCACCACAACGAAGAACATGCTCGCAAGAGGAACCATGTCTGTCGTCCGACAAGGGGTACCCATATGTCGtaa
- the LOC142549580 gene encoding uncharacterized protein LOC142549580 isoform X4, producing MERGENSGAASSGEDIWAKLVPLDSRYPDVELRSNNVTVLSEIKSSSSEKQEWCRIERNKDQVSALMKNMCSHSIFVDDTAIQDDDTTTISCGSEIILGPEAQGFMRYRFKVMPAEKICQKQLQIVLDSEHTKCSICLSVWHDVVTVAPCLHNFCNGCFSEWLKRCQEKHSSILCPQCRAVVQFVGRNHFLHNIEEDILRADSTLRRSSEDIALLDSYTSIKSPLVISSGRKFSRKRARASPDEENAPCPQCGNEYAGFQCNQNTIHLQCQTCGGMMPSRSDASVPQHCLGCDRAFCGAYWHSLGVTGSDIHPVCSLEILKPITEKCISQMGRSLHDVISEWVMKMNNREIDRTRLPLNHSEMINPETYICNECYDKLVSFLLYWFRVTLPKHYLPPEAQQREDCWYGSACRTQHHNEEHARKRNHVCRPTRGTHMS from the exons ATGGAAAGGGGAGAAAACTCTGGGGCCGCTTCTTCCGGTGAAGATATTTGGGCTAAACTGG TGCCATTGGACTCACGATATCCAGATGTAGAGTTGAGATCAAATAATGTCACTGTCTTATCGGAGATCAAGAGTTCTTCAAGTGAAAAGCAAGAGTGGTGCAGGATAGAGAGGAACAAGGATCAAGTTTCTGCCTTGATGAAGAATATGTG TTCTCATTCGATATTTGTTGATGACACGGCTATTCAAGATGATGATACAACTACCATCAGTTGTGGCAGCGAAATAATCCTGGGTCCTGAGGCTCAAG GGTTTATGAGGTACAGATTCAAAGTAATGCCTGCTGAGAAAATTTGCCAGAAACAGCTGCAG ATAGTTCTTGATAGTGAACACACAAAATGTTCTATTTGTTTAAGTGTTTGGCATGACGTAGTAACTGTAGCTCCTTGCCTTCACAATTTCTG CAATGGGTGCTTCTCGGAGTGGTTGAAAAGGTGTCAAGAGAAACATTCTAGTATTTTATGTCCACAGTGTAGAGCAGTTGTGCAATTTGTTGGAAGGAACCATTTTTTGCATAATATTGAAGAG GATATATTGCGAGCTGATTCGACTCTAAGGCGTTCAAGTGAAGACATTGCACTTTTAGATTCATATACATCAATTAAATCACCCCTT GTAATCAGCAGCGGAAGGAAATTTAGCAGGAAGAGAGCACGTGCTTCACCAGATGAGGAGAATGCACCATGCCCTCAATGTg GCAATGAGTATGCTGGTTTCCAATGCAACCAAAACACAATTCATCTTCAATGTCAAACATGTGGTGGGATGATGCCTTCCAGATCAGATGCCAGTGTACCACAACACT GTTTAGGATGTGATCGTGCATTTTGTGGTGCCTATTGGCATTCCCTTGGGGTTACAGGAAGTGATATCCATCCTGTCTGCAGTCTTGAAATTTTGAAACCC ATAACTGAAAAATGCATAAGCCAGATGGGAAGATCATTGCACGATGTCATCTCAGAATGGGTCATGAAAATGAATAACCGAGAAATAG ATAGGACAAGGCTACCGTTGAATCATTCTGAGATGATCAATCCAGAGACATACATCTGCAA CGAGTGCTACGACAAATTAGTCTCGTTTCTCTTATACTGGTTCCGAGTCACATTACCAAAACAT TATCTACCTCCAGAGGCACAACAGAGGGAAGACTGTTGGTACGGATCAGCATGTCGAACACAGCACCACAACGAAGAACATGCTCGCAAGAGGAACCATGTCTGTCGTCCGACAAGGGGTACCCATATGTCGtaa
- the LOC142549580 gene encoding uncharacterized protein LOC142549580 isoform X5: MERGENSGAASSGEDIWAKLVPLDSRYPDVELRSNNVTVLSEIKSSSSEKQEWCRIERNKDQVSALMKNMCSHSIFVDDTAIQDDDTTTISCGSEIILGPEAQGFMRYRFKVMPAEKICQKQLQIVLDSEHTKCSICLSVWHDVVTVAPCLHNFCNGCFSEWLKRCQEKHSSILCPQCRAVVQFVGRNHFLHNIEEDILRADSTLRRSSEDIALLDSYTSIKSPLVISSGRKFSRKRARASPDEENAPCPQCGNEYAGFQCNQNTIHLQCQTCGGMMPSRSDASVPQHCLGCDRAFCGAYWHSLGVTGSDIHPVCSLEILKPITEKCISQMGRSLHDVISEWVMKMNNREIGKTRLPLNHSEMINPETYICNECYDKLVSFLLYWFRVTLPKHYLPPEAQQREDCWYGSACRTQHHNEEHARKRNHVCRPTRGTHMS, encoded by the exons ATGGAAAGGGGAGAAAACTCTGGGGCCGCTTCTTCCGGTGAAGATATTTGGGCTAAACTGG TGCCATTGGACTCACGATATCCAGATGTAGAGTTGAGATCAAATAATGTCACTGTCTTATCGGAGATCAAGAGTTCTTCAAGTGAAAAGCAAGAGTGGTGCAGGATAGAGAGGAACAAGGATCAAGTTTCTGCCTTGATGAAGAATATGTG TTCTCATTCGATATTTGTTGATGACACGGCTATTCAAGATGATGATACAACTACCATCAGTTGTGGCAGCGAAATAATCCTGGGTCCTGAGGCTCAAG GGTTTATGAGGTACAGATTCAAAGTAATGCCTGCTGAGAAAATTTGCCAGAAACAGCTGCAG ATAGTTCTTGATAGTGAACACACAAAATGTTCTATTTGTTTAAGTGTTTGGCATGACGTAGTAACTGTAGCTCCTTGCCTTCACAATTTCTG CAATGGGTGCTTCTCGGAGTGGTTGAAAAGGTGTCAAGAGAAACATTCTAGTATTTTATGTCCACAGTGTAGAGCAGTTGTGCAATTTGTTGGAAGGAACCATTTTTTGCATAATATTGAAGAG GATATATTGCGAGCTGATTCGACTCTAAGGCGTTCAAGTGAAGACATTGCACTTTTAGATTCATATACATCAATTAAATCACCCCTT GTAATCAGCAGCGGAAGGAAATTTAGCAGGAAGAGAGCACGTGCTTCACCAGATGAGGAGAATGCACCATGCCCTCAATGTg GCAATGAGTATGCTGGTTTCCAATGCAACCAAAACACAATTCATCTTCAATGTCAAACATGTGGTGGGATGATGCCTTCCAGATCAGATGCCAGTGTACCACAACACT GTTTAGGATGTGATCGTGCATTTTGTGGTGCCTATTGGCATTCCCTTGGGGTTACAGGAAGTGATATCCATCCTGTCTGCAGTCTTGAAATTTTGAAACCC ATAACTGAAAAATGCATAAGCCAGATGGGAAGATCATTGCACGATGTCATCTCAGAATGGGTCATGAAAATGAATAACCGAGAAATAGGCAA GACAAGGCTACCGTTGAATCATTCTGAGATGATCAATCCAGAGACATACATCTGCAA CGAGTGCTACGACAAATTAGTCTCGTTTCTCTTATACTGGTTCCGAGTCACATTACCAAAACAT TATCTACCTCCAGAGGCACAACAGAGGGAAGACTGTTGGTACGGATCAGCATGTCGAACACAGCACCACAACGAAGAACATGCTCGCAAGAGGAACCATGTCTGTCGTCCGACAAGGGGTACCCATATGTCGtaa
- the LOC142549580 gene encoding uncharacterized protein LOC142549580 isoform X1, with amino-acid sequence MERGENSGAASSGEDIWAKLVPLDSRYPDVELRSNNVTVLSEIKSSSSEKQEWCRIERNKDQVSALMKNMCSHSIFVDDTAIQDDDTTTISCGSEIILGPEAQGFMRYRFKVMPAEKICQKQLQIVLDSEHTKCSICLSVWHDVVTVAPCLHNFCNGCFSEWLKRCQEKHSSILCPQCRAVVQFVGRNHFLHNIEEDILRADSTLRRSSEDIALLDSYTSIKSPLVISSGRKFSRKRARASPDEENAPCPQCGNEYAGFQCNQNTIHLQCQTCGGMMPSRSDASVPQHCLGCDRAFCGAYWHSLGVTGSDIHPVCSLEILKPIAERSVSRIPFLVHEKNRHEQDITEKCISQMGRSLHDVISEWVMKMNNREIDRTRLPLNHSEMINPETYICNECYDKLVSFLLYWFRVTLPKHYLPPEAQQREDCWYGSACRTQHHNEEHARKRNHVCRPTRGTHMS; translated from the exons ATGGAAAGGGGAGAAAACTCTGGGGCCGCTTCTTCCGGTGAAGATATTTGGGCTAAACTGG TGCCATTGGACTCACGATATCCAGATGTAGAGTTGAGATCAAATAATGTCACTGTCTTATCGGAGATCAAGAGTTCTTCAAGTGAAAAGCAAGAGTGGTGCAGGATAGAGAGGAACAAGGATCAAGTTTCTGCCTTGATGAAGAATATGTG TTCTCATTCGATATTTGTTGATGACACGGCTATTCAAGATGATGATACAACTACCATCAGTTGTGGCAGCGAAATAATCCTGGGTCCTGAGGCTCAAG GGTTTATGAGGTACAGATTCAAAGTAATGCCTGCTGAGAAAATTTGCCAGAAACAGCTGCAG ATAGTTCTTGATAGTGAACACACAAAATGTTCTATTTGTTTAAGTGTTTGGCATGACGTAGTAACTGTAGCTCCTTGCCTTCACAATTTCTG CAATGGGTGCTTCTCGGAGTGGTTGAAAAGGTGTCAAGAGAAACATTCTAGTATTTTATGTCCACAGTGTAGAGCAGTTGTGCAATTTGTTGGAAGGAACCATTTTTTGCATAATATTGAAGAG GATATATTGCGAGCTGATTCGACTCTAAGGCGTTCAAGTGAAGACATTGCACTTTTAGATTCATATACATCAATTAAATCACCCCTT GTAATCAGCAGCGGAAGGAAATTTAGCAGGAAGAGAGCACGTGCTTCACCAGATGAGGAGAATGCACCATGCCCTCAATGTg GCAATGAGTATGCTGGTTTCCAATGCAACCAAAACACAATTCATCTTCAATGTCAAACATGTGGTGGGATGATGCCTTCCAGATCAGATGCCAGTGTACCACAACACT GTTTAGGATGTGATCGTGCATTTTGTGGTGCCTATTGGCATTCCCTTGGGGTTACAGGAAGTGATATCCATCCTGTCTGCAGTCTTGAAATTTTGAAACCC ATTGCAGAGCGCTCTGTCTCTAGGATACCCTTTTTGGTGCACGAAAAGAATAGACATGAACAAGAC ATAACTGAAAAATGCATAAGCCAGATGGGAAGATCATTGCACGATGTCATCTCAGAATGGGTCATGAAAATGAATAACCGAGAAATAG ATAGGACAAGGCTACCGTTGAATCATTCTGAGATGATCAATCCAGAGACATACATCTGCAA CGAGTGCTACGACAAATTAGTCTCGTTTCTCTTATACTGGTTCCGAGTCACATTACCAAAACAT TATCTACCTCCAGAGGCACAACAGAGGGAAGACTGTTGGTACGGATCAGCATGTCGAACACAGCACCACAACGAAGAACATGCTCGCAAGAGGAACCATGTCTGTCGTCCGACAAGGGGTACCCATATGTCGtaa
- the LOC142549581 gene encoding germin-like protein subfamily 1 member 14, giving the protein MLATRFALFLVILAVVCSVSYAADPDPLQDFCVGFNDSFSMVSVNGKFCKNPELVKPEDFFYSGLDKVGDTSNPLGSKLTQVFDDQLGGLNHQGVGMVKIELEPKGLNPPHEHPRASEIIFVSEGTMYVGFIESNPSDPNVPNKLYAKTLSPGDVYVFPRGTLHFQYNVGKTNAVAYASFNSQNPGVVTVASSLFGSKPPVHPEVLAKAFQIDVKMVEYLQSLTWKRNN; this is encoded by the exons ATGTTGGCTACTCGCTTTGCGTTGTTTTTGGTCATTTTGGCCGTGGTTTGCTCAGTTTCCTATGCCGCCGATCCCGACCCGTTGCAGGACTTCTGCGTCGGATTCAACGACTCTTTCTCTATGG TATCTGTGAATGGAAAGTTCTGCAAGAACCCGGAACTAGTGAAGCCGGAAGATTTCTTCTACTCGGGCCTGGACAAAGTCGGGGACACCTCAAATCCTCTGGGATCAAAGCTCACACAGGTCTTCGATGACCAGCTAGGAGGCCTCAACCATCAGGGAGTCGGGATGGTCAAAATCGAGCTGGAGCCGAAAGGCCTCAACCCGCCCCACGAGCACCCTCGTGCCTCCGAGATTATTTTCGTGTCCGAAGGGACCATGTACGTTGGTTTCATAGAGTCGAATCCTTCGGACCCGAATGTGCCCAACAAGCTCTACGCCAAGACACTATCTCCAGGAGACGTCTACGTGTTCCCGCGGGGGACGCTACACTTCCAATACAATGTTGGGAAAACTAATGCTGTTGCATATGCCAGCTTCAACAGCCAAAATCCTGGAGTGGTGACGGTAGCGAGTTCGTTATTCGGATCGAAACCGCCTGTTCATCCCGAGGTTCTTGCTAAAGCATTCCAAATTGATGTGAAAATGGTGGAGTATCTCCAATCGCTAACCTGGAAAAGGAACAACTGA